Below is a window of Leptidea sinapis chromosome 28, ilLepSina1.1, whole genome shotgun sequence DNA.
aaaccaataataatattaagcatTCACACGAGAAAactaattgatataaaaaatgcttaaattaaccatattttttttaagtacttactttttatacattttatttcactgcctacatattatattattaagtataagcTCTCTAGTATCTAAGTCGTATTTATTGTTAGCGATTGCTTTAGGAAGTTTTgcttaaatatgttattatttttattgggtGTTTccgaattaaattatttaatacatagATACTTAGAAATTTAGTTGGATTCGGAATTGAaacattttctttatatttgtatttttgccattgtggtacccaggCAGTAAATTAATTATAGGTATATATACCCCTGACATGGCTATACCTCATgtcaattattatataactattatttaaataagttcagttaatcaaataaattacgtGTGCGTTATAATTATTCATGTCGTTtctttaaattgatattaaatggtaaaatattacatttttatacgCAACAGAAGGTTAGGAAGCTTTTGCATTAAGGCTCGCACAAGTTCGTTCGTGACATTAAAGTCGGGGTATAAACAAAGACTTAGAACAATTTTGAAAAACCGGGAAAATTGAGGGGAAAAGACCAAGAGGCCGGAGCCCACGACGCTGGTCTGACCAAATATCCGAGCAGACTAAACAACCCATTAGCATCGCACTCCACCAtgctacagaccgaaacagatggaggaaagctgtagacgaacttaagcggagtcacgatcctcagcaatgagggaacgactgtgaagaagaagagaaccattttaatttgtcaatgtcTGTTtgagctagtttaatataaataatactttctAACGCCAACCGTGGCTAAGTGTTTACGTCTTGTCAAAAAACAGCAACAatagtgacgcaacaaaaatactcaaacgtcaagtGCTTGAAAGTAATGcctcaattcaaatatttttattcaaaatgggatataaaatcactaagtgaaagtcaaaaactaccacccattcgaaaaggtATGTCTCAGAGCCTGTCCAGATGAAGCGTTTTACGCGCGAGTTCACTCGCGCGTTTTGATTTGTATTGCGTCCAGATGCGGCGTATCACGCGCGTTCTCGCGCGCATGTGTTGGAGACGGATTTGAGCAGTTATAAACATGGACTCGGATACAGCGGTTGTGTTGTGGCTTGCATACCGTCGATGGAGACGTCGTAAACAAAGAGAAAGTCGACGATTTAACGTACATCCCATTCTACGTGATAGAATGACGCATAGTatgtttataactttatacccaAAACTCAGAGAACATAGTGAAAAGTTTTTCAACTACTTTCGGATGTCAATAGCATCGTTTGATAATTTACTAGAAATTATCAAAGAAGATTTGTCTCCATGTCAAAATTATATGGTACGGGATACTGTTTCTGCAGAAGAAAAACTCGTGATTACTTtgaggtaatattttttattgctttagtaATACCTTAAGTAATTAATTCAGATTCATTGGAATCTTGTGTAGATGCCGGTGAAGGGTGTTTGTAGCTAGACGTCGTTGGTGGTCGTGACGCAGTGCAATAACCTCGATTGTAAGTCGAAAAGGTTTCAGGTGGAAACGAAGATGTTGAAGGGTCTGTTGTGGTATATCCTGTTTCTCCAAAATAATCTCTCTGTCCACGTTGTGTCATTCCTGTTTGGTAATGATATTGTGTCGAAGGTTGGTAGTCGGAACGAGCTGCTGCAGGTCTAAGACACAGAGCTTGTTGAGCTTGAAGTACTttcattaattcaatttttgtttgaagTCTGTTTTCCTCTGGTACTTTAAGAAGCTCTTTGTGTAAGGACaaacaaaatagtttgtcatcATCTGACTCTATTTGGTTTGTTGCCTGTGGCTGATTCCCAGAtgctaaatttgtttttatgattgAGAGGAATTCTTCGTCAG
It encodes the following:
- the LOC126973163 gene encoding uncharacterized protein LOC126973163, producing the protein MKKKKTTPSGSGASGKAKYIYFERLMFLERSTRNKITESNINTACVATEEQEFSGDGEDVMRPPRSQAKKKKKLNAADEEFLSIIKTNLASGNQPQATNQIESDDDKLFCLSLHKELLKVPEENRLQTKIELMKVLQAQQALCLRPAAARSDYQPSTQYHYQTGMTQRGQRDYFGETGYTTTDPSTSSFPPETFSTYNRGYCTASRPPTTSSYKHPSPASTQDSNESELIT